One segment of Trachemys scripta elegans isolate TJP31775 chromosome 1, CAS_Tse_1.0, whole genome shotgun sequence DNA contains the following:
- the FKBP4 gene encoding peptidyl-prolyl cis-trans isomerase FKBP4 isoform X1, translated as MIGDKVTVHYTGWLLDGTKFDSSLDRKDKFSFDLGKGEVIKAWDIAVATMKIGEICRITCKPEYAYGSAGSPPKIPPNATLIFEIELFEFKGEDLTEDEDGGIIRRIRTKGEGYSKPNEGALVELQLEGRYGDRVFDKRELRFEIGEGENYDLPPGLEQAIQRMEKSEESVVYLKPSYGFGSAGKEKFQIPPNADLQYEVKLKSFEKAKESWEMNTEEKLEQSSIVKERGTQYFKEGKYKQATLQYKKIVSWLEHETGFSEEDDAKAKSLRLAALLNLAMCHLKLKEYSLALENCSKALELDSSNEKGLFRRGEAHLAVNDFELARADFQKVLQLYPSNKAAKVQLLACQQKIREQHEREKKMYANMFQRLADKDSKPEADTLQTSGSCKDDTDMKEDKQNGVEDKSQVDAEA; from the exons ATGATAGGTGATAAAGTGACTGTCCATTATACAGGATGGCTTCTGGATGGCACAAAGTTTGACTCTAGCCTGGACAGGAAAGACAAGTTCTCATTTGATTTGGGGAAAG GTGAGGTGATCAAAGCTTGGGACATTGCTGTGGCAACTATGAAGATTGGGGAAATCTGTCGGATTACCTGCAAACCAGAATATGCCTATGGTTCTGCTGGGAGCCCCCCTAAGATACCTCCCAATGCCACACTGATTTTTGAG ATAGAGCTGTTTGAGTTTAAGGGAGAGGATCTCACGGAGGATGAAGATGGCGGAATAATCCGAAGAATCCGTACGAAGGGCGAAGGCTACTCCAAGCCAAATGAGGGAGCCCTTGTAGAGC TCCAGCTAGAAGGTCGATACGGAGATCGAGTGTTTGACAAGCGGGAGCTGCGGTTTGAGATTGGAGAAGGAGAAAATTATGACCTTCCTCCTGGCCTGGAACAAGCAATTCAGAGAATGGAGAAGTCAGAGGAATCTGTGGTGTATCTCAAACCCAG CTACGGTTTTGGGAGTGCTGGGAAGGAGAAGTTTCAGATCCCTCCAAATGCAGATCTGCAATATGAAGTGAAACTCAAAAGCTTTGAAAAG GCTAAGGAATCTTGGGAGATGAATACAGAAGAGAAGCTGGAACAAAGCTCCATTGTGAAGGAGAGAGGCACTCAGTACTTCAAG GAAGGGAAGTACAAACAGGCAACATTACAATATAAGAAGATTGTGTCCTGGCTGGAGCACGAAACAGGCTTCTCTGAAGAGGATGATGCAAAGGCCAAGAGCCTGAGGCTTGCTGCCCTCCTTAACCTGGCCATGTGCCATCTCAAGCTGAAGGAGTACTCCCTGGCCTTGGAAAACTGCAGCAAG GCGCTTGAGTTGGACAGCAGCAACGAGAAAGGCCTTTTCCGGCGTGGCGAGGCCCATCTAGCTGTCAATGACTTTGAATTGGCCCGGGCAGATTTCCAGAAGGTGCTACAACTTTACCCTAGCAACAAAGCAGCCAAAGTGCAGCTACTAGCCTGTCAGCAAAAGATCCGGGAGCAGCACGAGAGAGAGAAGAAGATGTATGCCAACATGTTCCAGAGGCTTGCAGACAAGGACTCCAAG CCAGAAGCTGATaccctccagaccagtggcagcTGCAAAGATGACACAGACATGAAAGAAGACAAACAGAATGGAGTCGAAGATAAATCACAAGTTGATGCAGAAGcataa
- the FKBP4 gene encoding peptidyl-prolyl cis-trans isomerase FKBP4 isoform X2, whose amino-acid sequence MTAEEMKAEGAPVEGADITPKSDGGVLQVIKTEGTGTESPMIGDKVTVHYTGWLLDGTKFDSSLDRKDKFSFDLGKGEVIKAWDIAVATMKIGEICRITCKPEYAYGSAGSPPKIPPNATLIFEIELFEFKGEDLTEDEDGGIIRRIRTKGEGYSKPNEGALVELQLEGRYGDRVFDKRELRFEIGEGENYDLPPGLEQAIQRMEKSEESVVYLKPSYGFGSAGKEKFQIPPNADLQYEVKLKSFEKAKESWEMNTEEKLEQSSIVKERGTQYFKEGKYKQATLQYKKIVSWLEHETGFSEEDDAKAKSLRLAALLNLAMCHLKLKEYSLALENCSKALELDSSNEKGLFRRGEAHLAVNDFELARADFQKVLQLYPSNKAAKVQLLACQQKIREQHEREKKMYANMFQRLADKDSKPEADTLQTSGSCKDDTDMKEDKQNGVEDKSQVDAEA is encoded by the exons TATTGCAG GTTATCAAGACGGAAGGAACTGGGACAGAGTCTCCCATGATAGGTGATAAAGTGACTGTCCATTATACAGGATGGCTTCTGGATGGCACAAAGTTTGACTCTAGCCTGGACAGGAAAGACAAGTTCTCATTTGATTTGGGGAAAG GTGAGGTGATCAAAGCTTGGGACATTGCTGTGGCAACTATGAAGATTGGGGAAATCTGTCGGATTACCTGCAAACCAGAATATGCCTATGGTTCTGCTGGGAGCCCCCCTAAGATACCTCCCAATGCCACACTGATTTTTGAG ATAGAGCTGTTTGAGTTTAAGGGAGAGGATCTCACGGAGGATGAAGATGGCGGAATAATCCGAAGAATCCGTACGAAGGGCGAAGGCTACTCCAAGCCAAATGAGGGAGCCCTTGTAGAGC TCCAGCTAGAAGGTCGATACGGAGATCGAGTGTTTGACAAGCGGGAGCTGCGGTTTGAGATTGGAGAAGGAGAAAATTATGACCTTCCTCCTGGCCTGGAACAAGCAATTCAGAGAATGGAGAAGTCAGAGGAATCTGTGGTGTATCTCAAACCCAG CTACGGTTTTGGGAGTGCTGGGAAGGAGAAGTTTCAGATCCCTCCAAATGCAGATCTGCAATATGAAGTGAAACTCAAAAGCTTTGAAAAG GCTAAGGAATCTTGGGAGATGAATACAGAAGAGAAGCTGGAACAAAGCTCCATTGTGAAGGAGAGAGGCACTCAGTACTTCAAG GAAGGGAAGTACAAACAGGCAACATTACAATATAAGAAGATTGTGTCCTGGCTGGAGCACGAAACAGGCTTCTCTGAAGAGGATGATGCAAAGGCCAAGAGCCTGAGGCTTGCTGCCCTCCTTAACCTGGCCATGTGCCATCTCAAGCTGAAGGAGTACTCCCTGGCCTTGGAAAACTGCAGCAAG GCGCTTGAGTTGGACAGCAGCAACGAGAAAGGCCTTTTCCGGCGTGGCGAGGCCCATCTAGCTGTCAATGACTTTGAATTGGCCCGGGCAGATTTCCAGAAGGTGCTACAACTTTACCCTAGCAACAAAGCAGCCAAAGTGCAGCTACTAGCCTGTCAGCAAAAGATCCGGGAGCAGCACGAGAGAGAGAAGAAGATGTATGCCAACATGTTCCAGAGGCTTGCAGACAAGGACTCCAAG CCAGAAGCTGATaccctccagaccagtggcagcTGCAAAGATGACACAGACATGAAAGAAGACAAACAGAATGGAGTCGAAGATAAATCACAAGTTGATGCAGAAGcataa